The following proteins are co-located in the Ursus arctos isolate Adak ecotype North America unplaced genomic scaffold, UrsArc2.0 scaffold_13, whole genome shotgun sequence genome:
- the GJA1 gene encoding gap junction alpha-1 protein, which yields MGDWSALGKLLDKVQAYSTAGGKVWLSVLFIFRILLLGTAVESAWGDEQSAFRCNTQQPGCENVCYDKSFPISHVRFWVLQIIFVSVPTLLYLAHVFYVMRKEEKLNKKEEELKVAQTDGVNVEMHLKQIEIKKFKYGIEEHGKVKMRGGLLRTYIISILFKSVFEVAFLLIQWYIYGFSLSAVYTCKRDPCPHQVDCFLSRPTEKTIFIIFMLVVSLVSLALNIIELFYVFFKGVKDRVKGKSDPYHATTGPLSPSKDCGSPKYAYFNGCSSPTAPLSPMSPPGYKLVTGDRNNSSCRNYNKQASEQNWANYSAEQNRMGQAGSTISNSHAQPFDFPDDNQNSKKLATGHELQPLAIVDQRPSSRASSRASSRPRPDDLEI from the coding sequence ATGGGTGACTGGAGTGCCTTAGGCAAACTCCTTGACAAGGTTCAAGCCTATTCcactgctggagggaaggtgtggCTGTCTGTCCTTTTCATTTTCCGAATTCTGCTATTGGGGACAGCGGTTGAGTCGGCCTGGGGTGATGAGCAGTCTGCCTTTCGTTGTAACACTCAACAACCTGGTTGTGAAAATGTCTGCTATGACAAATCCTTCCCAATCTCTCATGTACGCTTCTGGGTCCTGCAGATCATATTTGTGTCTGTTCCCACGCTCCTGTACCTGGCTCACGTGTTCTACGTGATGCGGAAGGAAGAGAAACTGaacaagaaagaggaggagctCAAAGTGGCCCAAACAGATGGTGTCAACGTGGAGATGCACTTGAAGCAGATTGAAATAAAGAAGTTCAAGTATGGTATTGAAGAGCATGGCAAGGTGAAAATGCGAGGGGGCCTGCTGCGAACCTACATCATCAGCATCCTCTTCAAGTCTGTCTTCGAGGTGGCCTTCTTGCTGATCCAGTGGTACATCTATGGATTCAGCTTGAGTGCCGTTTACACTTGCAAAAGAGATCCCTGCCCTCATCAGGTAGACTGCTTCCTCTCTCGCCCCACGGAGAAAACCATCTTCATCATCTTCATGCTGGTAGTGTCCTTGGTGTCTCTTGCCCTGAACATCATCGAACTCTTCTATGTGTTCTTCAAGGGTGTTAAGGATCGTGTGAAGGGGAAGAGCGATCCTTACCATGCTACCACTGGCCCACTGAGTCCCTCCAAAGACTGTGGATCTCCGAAATACGCATATTTCAATGGCTGCTCCTCACCCACCGCTCCCCTCTCACCCATGTCTCCTCCTGGGTACAAGCTGGTTACTGGAGACAGAAACAATTCTTCCTGCCGCAATTACAACAAACAAGCAAGTGAGCAAAACTGGGCTAATTACAGTGCAGAACAAAATCGAATGGGGCAGGCGGGAAGCACCATCTCCAACTCCCATGCACAGCcttttgatttccctgatgacaacCAGAATTCTAAAAAACTAGCTACTGGGCACGAACTGCAACCACTAGCCATTGTGGACCAGCGGCCTTCCAGCAGAGCCAGCAGCCGTGCCAGCAGCCGACCTCGGCCTGACGACCTGGAGATCTAG